CACATGCAGACAAACTTTGCGTTTTTCTTCCTGCCGACATAAAACATTTTTGCCCGTTCCATCTTCCCGGTCATTTCCGACTTAGGCCGTATATTGTGATGGTCGAAACAGCCGTTATCGCGGTCTGGCAAAGCTTGTTCGGGGCTTATCCGCCATCTAAAAAATCGAGAGCCAAACCACAGCGGGTGATGCGCGGCATTATGGCATTTTGCAGAAAGTCGAAAAGGCGGTTTTCCCGGCGATAGGAAGCCAAATTACAGCCTAAACCTTTCCATTCGATTAAGACGGTATCCCGCTTTCCACCGTAATGCACTTCCCCATAATCGGCCGATTCGGAACCGAGTCTGATAAAAAATGGGTGTAGTGTTCGGTTTGGTTTTGCTCCCCACTCATGGGGTTGGTTTTTTTGTTGCTCCCCCTGTTAGTCTAGGCGGGGAGGCGGCCTTCGGCGGGTTCCGCCTTGTCTGCCGCCGCGCAGGGCGCGCCGTCTGCCACGCCATTCCCCGCCACAGCCTTATTACTCCCCGCCATCATTGCAAAACAACCTTGTCCATGATTTCGCACACAGCCAAACGCCCAAATTCTTCGACTTCTGACAAGGTTTTATTCGGCAAATCAGGATTTCGGATAGGGAAATTAACGGTTTTAATACAGCATACATCGGCGTTTTTATCTTCCTTGAAAAGCGAACGATGTAGGATTTGGGGAAACTGTAAGAATCAAGATTTACGGTGCAGTAAACAATGCACATGATAAAACCCCTTCACTTGGCGTTTGAGTTAGCGGGGCTTTAGGTTTGTAAGATATGATCCCCTTACGTGGGACGCAATTTAGATTTAGGGGCTGTCCTAGATAACTAGAACAAATCCTGCTTTACTAATTGTTTTAAAATAGAAATTTGAAATTTTATCTCACTGTTGTTAAAACGCCATTCACACTCTTTCAAATACAGTTCAAAATGCTCTTTGGGAATGCCGTTAAACTTGCGTAAATGGCGTTTTGCTTGGTTCCAAAAGTTCTCAATTCCGTTAATGTGATTTTGTCGCTCAGCAAAATGTGTGCTGTGATTGATCCGAAAATGTGAAAATTCGCTCACATCAAGAACGTCATAACTTTTGTAACAATCGGTATAAACAATGCTGTCAGGCTTCACTTGCTCGCGGATAATTGGCAATAAAGTCGCAGTTTGTGTATTGGGTACGGCAACGGTGTAAACCTTACCATTACGCTTCAAAAGCCCGAATACAGCCACTTTGCCAGCCGCACCGCGACCACGTTTGCCTTTGCGTTGTCCGCCAAAATAGCTTTCATCAACTTCTACTTCACCATCAAGCATTTCCAGATGCGGGCTGTTGTGATAGATAAGTAAGCGCAAACGGTGGAAGTAATAGGCAGCGGTATTTTTATTGACGCTAACTAATTGCGCCGCTGTGCGGGCGGTAACACCTGCAACAAATAGTTCAATCAGTTTGTTTTGCTTGTACTGACTTAAACGACTTTTTCTCATAGGGATTATTCTAACCTGAAGTTAAATTTCCCTAGTTATCTAGTACAGCCCCTAGATTTATAAGGCAAGCCTATGGTTTTCTGTCTTGTATTAGCCGCAGAGAATGACCCCGTTTACTCAGCGAATTTTCTGAATCTGATAATCCAGCCTGTCCACCCTGCCGGTTTTATTGTTTGTAATCAATAAAATATGCGGAATAAAAATCTGATAGCCTGGTAGATAATAGCCTTCAAAGCCTTGCGTCAGCTTCATTGTGCCTGTTTGGTTGTTCATGGTTAATGTACAGTTCACCCGTTGCATCGTGCCTTTCAGTTTGCTGTGGATCACGACAGCATCTTCCGACAAGCCTAAACGGCATTGCTCTTTCAGATCAATTTGCCCGTTTCTGTCAACCAATATGGCCGAACTTTGAAAAGTGCCGCCGTTTGCACTCCACTGCGCGGGGGCTGGGTTGATTTGGATATTCTCCATAACAAACCCTTCCTCACCCATCGCCCATTTCAATTCCCAATGATTCAACAAAATCAGGCTTTTGGCATCAGGCCGACCTTGGATGCGCGAAGTTTTCCGCTTCACATTGGCATGGTGCGAAGAAAATAATCTAACACTCGAAAATTTATCGGTTTGTCGGCTGATGTTGACACCGGCCTGGGCATTGCTCTGCTCAACAATATCATAGGTAATGGA
This genomic interval from Neisseria musculi contains the following:
- a CDS encoding IS1595 family transposase; the protein is MRKSRLSQYKQNKLIELFVAGVTARTAAQLVSVNKNTAAYYFHRLRLLIYHNSPHLEMLDGEVEVDESYFGGQRKGKRGRGAAGKVAVFGLLKRNGKVYTVAVPNTQTATLLPIIREQVKPDSIVYTDCYKSYDVLDVSEFSHFRINHSTHFAERQNHINGIENFWNQAKRHLRKFNGIPKEHFELYLKECEWRFNNSEIKFQISILKQLVKQDLF